GCTAATTGCAGAAAAATAATGAGTGTGTCATGTTGGCAGGGTTTTAGTGCGGCGAGCCCGCAAGTTGGCACAACAGTACTTCCTGGTTTACCAGGAGCCCATTCCTACAGGCCAGCTTGTCCAGAGGGTGGCCTCTGTGATGCAGGAGTACACACAGTCTGGGTGGGTATATacttaacaaaacaaacaaacatacatacacacacacacacacacacacacacacacacacacacacacacacaaaggtagACACACTGCTGTTTACTAGTGACATGCTTTAGGGGTagaatttgttttgcattgctgtgatattttctcaaaattcagTCCACTTTAAAAGACGTGTTAATGTGTTACTGATTTTGCTTGACAGTTTCGAGGTCTTTAGAGAGAAATTAATTAGTGACGTGTaatatttctctctttttcaccCCTCCATCCCTAGTGGAGTGCGTCCATTCGGTGTGTCTCTGCTGATAGCTGGATGGGATGAAGACCAGCCCTACTTGTTCCAGTCGGACCCTTCTGTACGTTCTTCTAGTTCTCAGCACTGCTGCCTACAGCTCAGGATTAAATATTGcttgtgcttttaaaaatgcttttgcaGGTCATCCTGCTAacctaaagtttttttttattctgtttgtgaTTGGCAGGGTGCATATTTCGCATGGAAAGCCACAGCCATGGGGAAGAACTATGTTAATGGAAAAACATTCCTTGAAAAAAGGTACACGTAAATGAGTAACTCATTATTTCcctgttttcattcatattACTAAATTGTTGCATGTTTATGTAAAACTTATAAGGAATATATATTACGTCTGATTCTGTCACAGTTTTTCTGTATGATTGTTTGCTTAAGGCCAACTTTAGTACTTATGCGCTTATGTACATTAGTGCTCAAAAGCACTGACGCTCTGCAGGCTTCCAGATATTGGcctgttagaaaaaaataagcCTTTACAAAGGTGCGGTTTGGCTAAAACAGGTTGTTTTTGAGTTGAAAGATGGTTCTGAAAAGTGAATTCAGTGCCAAAGTGACTTAAACCTGCAGAGGGCGACCTCTGTTAAATTAGAAGTCTGAGAGGATGGCCATACAACTCACTTGAATtatcttgttaaaaaaaatcttaagtaGTTTATGGCCTTAGTAACACAGTTTGAGCCtcatttttaatgaaagaaTGATACATATTCAGAGTATAGTAGATGGCAATGCATAAAGTCCAAACTCAAGAACATAAATAAGAAGTGCTGGAAGTCCACTAACCAGTGGGATAGATGCATCATTTATATGAAATCTGAAGGGCTCCATAAGATAAGTAAGTTGCCTTTCACATCAACTTAAGGGATGCcgcacaataaaatatattgttgGAAATTAGAATTATAGGTCCCATTTATAAAGTCACGTTTAATTAAAATTCAGTGATTTTCTGTTCCATGGACTGAGCTTGATATTTTGTACTGGATGTATTTGGTGCTCGGTGGCCAAACTCCCACAGTAAGAGCTCTGTGTATTTACTGTAGCTGTCTCAATGATCATGTGTAAACTGTGTTTAGAGTGCTATATCTCATTTGTGGTTTATTATAAAGCAGTTTGAATGAGTGGTAACCAATAAGCTCTTCACACAGTTTGAATTTAGACTGTTGACCTACTTTAAATTgtctattttgaaaatgaagactgggtaaatgcattttaaaggcTCTGTACTTGAATAGAGAACCATTAACACACAGCACCATTTAATGCAAAAAGGAGCTGCTGTGAAAGGGGTCTATTGTTTCAATAGTTCAAGGGTTTGaccactttgtttttcttcctcaggTATAACAATGACTTGGAATTAGAAGACGCCATCCACACAGCCATCCTGACATTAAAGGTATGCAGCTTGTAACCAGAAACGGCTTAGTGACTCCACCTTAGTGGTGGTTATTCAAACCatcttgtctttgtgtttcaggAGAGTTTTGAGGGTCAGATGACAGAGGAGAACATTGAGGTGGGCATCTGCAACGAGGCTGGCTTCAAAAGACTCACCCCAGCAGAGGTGAAAGACTACCTGGCAGCCATTGCTTGAACACATCCCCCTCGGTCACATTCAAGACAAAAGCCAGCACAGTAGCCAATTGTCtcatgatgctttttttttttttttttgtaaacccATTATAAAGATAATATGGCCCCATTGTCTTATGATGAGACAGCTTCTGTTCTCCAAACAccggagaaaaaaaactgctgtaactTCTTCATATTCatagttgttattattatgcaTTCTTATCTTGTATGACAGAATTAAATGGCCTGTTGACCATCACAACAGGCCGGCTGACCAGACCCATTAAAGTAATGAGGCAGCCGTTGTGCATTGACTAAAATCTGCCAGTGGCAAATAACAGATCTTTAACCAGTTGGTATTGTTGTTGAACACACCCTGGTGCTGTGAAATGTGACAGTTGGCTACTGTGCAAATGAAAAGGAATGTGGACTCTGATGAGTAAAATCTCAAGTCTTCCatcaaatctgtttttgttGCTCATTAATGTTTGAAAGGCACTTAAGATCGAGCATGGATTTATTCAAAAGTGGTATTGCTAGACATGGCTTGGGTTTTAAATGTAAGTGAGACTTCTTGAGCCCAGGAGAAGCCTTAATTTGCATCCCTGATTAATTCTTCCTCATCCACTCTGAAACCCACTAGGAAAGAGGATAAACAAAAGAAGCACATAGGGAGGATCTAATGGGAGATTCTGAGATTTTACTGTCAGGATCTGATTGCCTGTACAGCAGTTTTACATGAtgtactctttttttctttttagcctaCAAACAGTtccaaagtttgtatttttttctctcttctgatATCTGTCACTTATTCAAATAAAAGCCGGTGAGTTTGTGATGACTCCGTGTGTTTAATGTATGTGCTTTTGTTGTGAAATGGCAGCCTTATCGCGGTGTTTTTATGTTCAAACTGCGAATGAGCCGTTTGAATATCTGCGGACTTAAATGAGCGCGTACTTCACAGCAGAGCGCGCTCTAACATGAGCCGGAACACCTTTTTTTCAAATTGTAGTGTGTCCCTCCGCTTCCTAATGTTTTTACGAATACTGCGACTGTTCCAAGAGTGGCTACAGCGACCATTCAAACCCGCCGTAATATCGACATGATGAAAATAAATCTACTTTAACAGTTAATTTCACTACCCGTGTAAAGTTCATCTTATTACTCCGCTTTGCATTTAGCTAGGAGGTCTATTTTTGCGAGCGGCAGGCCGTTGCCGCTTACCTCATAACCTCTGATGACGTTTATGGCGCCAGAAATCAAGGCTTTAGTAAGGAGCTAGTGTGCGTCAGCTGGTGGATATACCGTTTTATGTAATGTGTCGGCGGTTCCGTAACCGCCAGTCATTTTAATGTAGATTGACAGTTTATTGCTCGTCGTTCATGTCATTATAAGGTTGTTTAAGAGCCAAGATGGTGGTACTACGCAGCAGCGGCAGTGTCGGAGCCGAGCCGGTAGCGACAACACCGACGAGGACGATTGAGTTGGATACGAGCTCCGAGTTTCTCTCACTGCTTCCCGCGTCGCAGAGAAAGTCCGCCCGGCTCAGCCGATCTTCCCGGGCCCCGTACGACAGCTTTAGCAGCCCTGAAAACAACACTGCGAATGTGAgaacacacactgaaacagcTGGTCAGATAAGTAGTAACCGTTTGTTGGTTGGATAAGTCTGCTATGAATGCAACTTTGCTGTGCTAGTTTAGCTACCATGCTAAGTTGGCTAAAAACTATCCTCTCCTCTGCATTACTAAGTTATGACGCTTTGTTACCTATCATGATGTATCGAAAGAGTTAAAAGCATAgtcacattattttttattcatgcgTGACAATCATTTATTATCGCAGTCTAAATGACTTCTTAACTAAATCATCTTATTGATTTGCCGTTAAGCATCATAATCATATAACAACATCGTATGATATCACATAATTAAACTCACTGTTAGTTacgtgtgcgtgtttgtattGTTAGTAGAAAGATTATAAGGCTTCTGTCCATTCAGTAATTCTTCATTGACCTTTATCTTAGACCCGTCTGTTACTTTATAACAAAAGTACTTTTTAAATCTGCTTGATGGAAAATAAATAGTTGCAGGAACCGAGGTCAGCCGCAGCACTAGAGGAGCAAATAGTGGTTTAGTTACTAGAGCAAACCAAGATACTATCGTGTTTAATGCACAGGAAAGCAAGTTTATAGCTGTTCAGTCATATGACCATCACTTCCACCCAGCAGTCCTCTTTGCATTCATGTCAGAGCTTCGGTTTGCTATATTTGctttgaattaattaattacctaTAGCTCATAACATAGTTGGAGTTAGACAtgttagtgtttgtgtgtgtgtgagcacgtTTTAAAGAGTGATCTCAAATATAAGATACTACATGTGAAGGAATTTAAGTGAACTAGATAAATTATGTAAATTAATGATATATAAATAGGTCCTTTCAGTACACAGGTGATAACTGATTAGTAGATGTGCACTCTCTGCACATCAGTTTTTCACTCTAATGTTAATCATTAACTGCACTTAATCTGAGCATGAGATTGACTTCCTAACTCATTGGACAGGCAGCTTTTAACTCCCGACTACATATTCTGTAAACTATAACAGCACTGTGTGTCACTCACATGCTGATATGAAACAGGGGGAGGACAGTGGTCTCCACCACTCTCTGAGGACCAGAGGGCAAAAGGTTAAATTTGAGGTCTCATTTGCGGACTCGCGACCCAAGAACAGCTCCCCTGCTGATGAGGACAAAGTTGGAGGCTGCTGTACCAGGTAATCCAACACCACTCACATTGttaactgattatttttttagtcGTGTTGTTTAACAAGCTCTCTGGTGCCTCTACTTGCAGATTTGAAGGTTGTGTGTTAAATGTGTAATACCTGCCATTCACTAAAATGACTGATGGGTataaaaatgagatttttataTTTTCGTAAGCTAGCTGAATCAATGCCCAATTTAAACTGTAATATTTTTGCCATCCAAGTTCACCAGCTGTATGCAAAATCTAGTTCTCAGTGGATTTCCATCAGTGCTTAATGTATATGAAatgcagcaatataacacaagaaaattattattttgtcatCATTTGTCAGGAAATCTTCCAGGCTGCAGAGAGATGGAAAGGCATCGAATGGCAAGCAGCAAGCAGGTACCATGTATTGTAGAATCCATGCTTTTAAATTAAAGCAGTGTAGAGTAACTAATATTTCTATATTAGTCTCTATACATCTAACTTGGGAGAGCTTATGTTTTGCATCCCAGATGTTCCGGATGAAGTGGAAGGCTCATCCACTCCCAAGAGGAGCCGCTTTAACCTACGAAGcccagaagtggaggaagaagaggaggaagacgaggatCATCGCTCAGTGCGTCGCAGCTCTCGAATCACCAGATACAAACTGGGTTCCCGCAACCAGTCTGTGCTGTATGACCGCCTAATTACTAAGTGAGTTCAGCAGAATTCACTCAGCAAAACTGTCATCTCTAGTAGTATTTAACAAACACGGTTCCATACACTGCGGGCTGATGAGGGATTAGATAAGACATGAATGTCCCATTCTTCCTTTGTCCCTCAGCACTGCTGAAGCTGTTCTCCAGAAGATGGACGACATGCAGAAGATGAGACGCAGGCTGGGGAACCGAGACCGGGATAGAGACGCTAAGGAAGAGGTGATAATCCACACAGGAAACTTCACAGTTCTGCATGGTGCTCTGTAATGTAGTGTTTTTATAGAGAGTGGGTAGCTAGTAGCTGACGGTGTGAAGCCATCTTCGAGCTGTTGAACTGATgagtgtttgtttctgtttcctcTGAGCAGCTGAGTGTGTACACAAGTGGCAGAATGAGAAGGTCTCTGAGGAACAATGTGAAGACTAAAGAAACTGAGAAAGAGAACCAAGGTGAGATGGTTAAAGCCAGTAATGTTAGGAACACAGTTTAGGAATACTGTGTGCAGTGGGAATGTGCACAACTTGCTACTGTCACTGTTCAGTACCAGACGTACCAGTTGTTTAATCTAATTATAAACATTTGAATTGATACCCAATGCAGGGTTTGTGTCCTGAATATTATGCAGCCATTTGCCACCAGATGGAGCTGCagtcactgttttaaaaaaaaatgccatcaCTCTGTTAATCAAGACCTGAAATTTTTGTTAGGGCTATTATTGTTGGCTATTTTGCGGAT
The DNA window shown above is from Astatotilapia calliptera chromosome 11, fAstCal1.2, whole genome shotgun sequence and carries:
- the psma2a gene encoding proteasome subunit alpha type-2, producing the protein MAERGYSFSLTTFSPSGKLVQIEYALAAVAAGAPSVGIKASNGVVLATEKKQKSILYDEQSVHKVEPITKHIGMVYSGMGPDYRVLVRRARKLAQQYFLVYQEPIPTGQLVQRVASVMQEYTQSGGVRPFGVSLLIAGWDEDQPYLFQSDPSGAYFAWKATAMGKNYVNGKTFLEKRYNNDLELEDAIHTAILTLKESFEGQMTEENIEVGICNEAGFKRLTPAEVKDYLAAIA